A stretch of Allostreptomyces psammosilenae DNA encodes these proteins:
- a CDS encoding 4Fe-4S dicluster domain-containing protein, which translates to MAGTGSEAGHRLAGPLADVAADAGWREHPPRVGFFTDTSVCIGCKACEVACKEWNAVPEDGLALTGMSFDNSVGLGADTWRHVAFVERPNPAAPPAAPGGTDGPAGPEGRAEPRWLMSSDVCKHCTHAGCLDVCPTGALFRTEYGTVVVQQDVCNGCGYCVPACPYGVIDQREGDGRAFKCTLCYDRLGDGLEPACAKACPTDSIQFGPLEELRARAAERVRRLHEAGTHQARLYGHDPDDGVGGDGAFFLLLDEPEVYGLPPDPVVPTRDLPAMWRHAGLAALTMLGGIALAFAAGRRQP; encoded by the coding sequence ATGGCGGGCACCGGGAGCGAGGCCGGGCACCGGCTCGCCGGGCCGCTGGCGGACGTGGCCGCGGACGCCGGCTGGCGGGAGCACCCGCCCCGGGTGGGCTTCTTCACCGACACCTCGGTGTGCATCGGCTGCAAGGCGTGCGAGGTGGCCTGCAAGGAGTGGAACGCGGTACCGGAGGACGGGCTGGCGCTGACCGGGATGTCCTTCGACAACTCGGTGGGGCTGGGCGCGGACACCTGGCGGCACGTCGCCTTCGTCGAGCGGCCGAACCCGGCGGCGCCGCCGGCGGCCCCGGGCGGGACGGACGGGCCCGCCGGGCCGGAGGGCCGCGCCGAGCCGCGCTGGCTGATGTCCTCCGACGTGTGCAAGCACTGCACGCACGCCGGCTGCCTGGACGTCTGCCCCACCGGCGCGCTGTTCCGGACCGAGTACGGCACGGTGGTGGTGCAGCAGGACGTCTGCAACGGCTGCGGCTACTGCGTGCCGGCCTGCCCCTACGGCGTCATCGACCAGCGGGAGGGCGACGGACGGGCCTTCAAGTGCACCCTGTGCTACGACCGGCTCGGCGACGGGCTGGAGCCGGCCTGCGCCAAGGCCTGCCCGACCGACTCCATCCAGTTCGGGCCGCTGGAGGAGCTGCGGGCACGGGCGGCCGAGCGGGTGCGCCGACTGCACGAGGCCGGCACCCACCAGGCCCGGCTGTACGGGCACGACCCGGACGACGGGGTCGGCGGCGACGGGGCGTTCTTCCTGCTGCTGGACGAGCCGGAGGTGTACGGACTGCCCCCGGACCCGGTGGTGCCCACCCGGGACCTGCCGGCCATGTGGCGGCACGCGGGCCTGGCGGCGCTGACCATGCTCGGCGGGATCGCCCTGGCCTTCGCGGCGGGGAGGCGGCAGCCGTGA
- the nrfD gene encoding NrfD/PsrC family molybdoenzyme membrane anchor subunit, protein MSGTDATPGTVGRRRPGRPDRPAAGAPPEPRSASYYGRPIVRPPNWAALDIAGYFYAGGLAAGCAVLAGGAQLTGRPALARACRLGALGGVALSLVGLVHDLGRPGRFLNMLRVVKPTSPMSMGSWILCAFGPPAGVAAVCELTGRLPRLGRLATGVAALVGPAVATYTAVLLADTAVPAWHEGRRELPLLFAGSATATAAGLGMLAAPVAQASPARAAAVFGAGAELLADARMRRRLGLLAEPYRTGRGGRLTRAGRVLTATGALVGACAGALPGRRGRLVAALGGAALLAGGACTRFGVFAAGVASARDPKYTVLPQRARLAARRRGEEAARDAAGEAGADGAG, encoded by the coding sequence GTGAGCGGGACCGACGCCACGCCGGGCACGGTGGGCCGGCGGCGGCCGGGGCGGCCGGACCGGCCCGCGGCGGGAGCGCCACCCGAGCCGCGCTCCGCCTCCTACTACGGGCGGCCGATCGTCCGGCCGCCCAACTGGGCCGCCCTCGACATCGCCGGCTACTTCTACGCCGGCGGCCTGGCCGCGGGGTGCGCCGTGCTGGCCGGCGGGGCGCAGCTGACCGGGCGTCCGGCGCTGGCCCGGGCGTGCCGGCTGGGCGCGCTGGGCGGGGTCGCGCTCTCCCTGGTCGGCCTCGTCCACGACCTCGGACGCCCGGGGCGCTTCCTCAACATGCTGCGGGTCGTCAAGCCGACCTCGCCGATGAGCATGGGCAGTTGGATCCTGTGCGCCTTCGGCCCGCCCGCCGGGGTGGCCGCGGTCTGCGAGCTGACCGGGCGGCTGCCCCGGCTGGGGCGCCTGGCGACCGGTGTGGCGGCGCTGGTCGGGCCGGCGGTGGCCACCTACACGGCGGTGCTGCTAGCGGACACCGCGGTGCCGGCCTGGCACGAGGGCCGCCGGGAGCTGCCGCTGCTGTTCGCCGGGTCGGCCACGGCGACGGCGGCCGGGCTGGGGATGCTGGCCGCCCCGGTGGCCCAGGCCAGTCCGGCCCGGGCGGCGGCGGTGTTCGGGGCCGGGGCGGAGCTGCTCGCGGACGCCCGGATGCGGCGGCGCCTGGGGCTGCTGGCCGAGCCCTACCGAACCGGCCGGGGCGGCCGGCTGACCCGCGCCGGCCGGGTGCTGACCGCGACCGGCGCGCTGGTCGGCGCCTGCGCCGGGGCGCTGCCCGGGCGGCGCGGCCGGCTGGTGGCGGCGCTGGGCGGGGCGGCGCTGCTGGCCGGGGGCGCCTGCACCCGGTTCGGGGTCTTCGCGGCCGGCGTGGCCTCGGCCCGGGACCCGAAGTACACGGTGCTGCCGCAGCGCGCGCGCCTGGCCGCCCGCCGCCGCGGGGAGGAGGCCGCGCGGGACGCCGCGGGGGAGGCGGGGGCGGACGGCGCGGGGTGA
- a CDS encoding glycosyl hydrolase, with amino-acid sequence MSDPTATAPEPGERIPDAPLFRDPMHDGATDPTVVWNAEAGEWWMFYTQRRADAPGPGFGWVHGTDLGIASSRDGGRSWLYRGTARGLEHQPGRNTFWAPEVIRHGDTYHAYVSYITGVPHAWVGDRHILHYTSADLWDWTLASRLELSSDRVIDAAVWPLPEGGWRMWYKDEADGSSIHAADSPDLYSWTPTGPVLTDRAQEGPSVFSLGGWYWLVTDVWAGMAVHRSDDLRTWHRQAEPLLDAPGRRPGDDAVGNHGMCLAQDEEGYLVYFTSPGGDRPTRVQVAELTVVDGVLRCDRDAPFAMDWRPERTVALRGGDLPD; translated from the coding sequence ATGTCCGACCCGACGGCCACCGCCCCCGAACCCGGGGAACGGATCCCCGACGCGCCGCTGTTCCGCGACCCGATGCACGACGGGGCCACCGACCCCACCGTGGTGTGGAACGCGGAGGCGGGGGAGTGGTGGATGTTCTACACCCAGCGCCGCGCCGACGCGCCCGGCCCGGGCTTCGGCTGGGTGCACGGCACCGACCTCGGCATCGCCAGCAGCCGGGACGGCGGCCGCTCCTGGCTCTACCGCGGCACGGCCCGCGGCCTGGAGCACCAGCCCGGACGCAACACCTTCTGGGCGCCCGAGGTGATCCGGCACGGCGACACCTACCACGCCTACGTCTCCTACATCACCGGAGTGCCGCACGCCTGGGTGGGCGACCGGCACATCCTGCACTACACCTCGGCCGACCTGTGGGACTGGACGCTGGCCTCCCGCCTGGAGCTGTCCAGCGACCGGGTCATCGACGCCGCCGTCTGGCCGCTGCCGGAGGGCGGCTGGCGCATGTGGTACAAGGACGAGGCGGACGGCAGCTCCATCCACGCCGCCGACTCCCCGGACCTGTACTCCTGGACCCCGACCGGGCCGGTGCTCACCGACCGCGCCCAGGAGGGGCCGAGCGTCTTCTCCCTCGGCGGCTGGTACTGGCTGGTGACCGACGTCTGGGCCGGGATGGCCGTGCACCGCTCCGACGACCTGCGCACCTGGCACCGGCAGGCCGAGCCGCTCCTGGACGCGCCCGGCAGGCGCCCCGGGGACGACGCCGTCGGCAACCACGGCATGTGCCTGGCCCAGGACGAGGAGGGCTACCTGGTCTACTTCACCTCGCCCGGCGGCGACCGACCCACCCGGGTGCAGGTGGCCGAGCTGACCGTGGTGGACGGCGTGCTGCGCTGCGACCGGGACGCGCCGTTCGCCATGGACTGGCGCCCGGAACGCACCGTCGCCCTGCGCGGCGGCGACCTGCCCGACTGA
- a CDS encoding LacI family DNA-binding transcriptional regulator: MISIKDVAEQAGVSVGTVSNVINRPNLVSADTRGRVQAVIDRLGYVRSESARQLRMGRSRILALLVLDMANPFFVDMARGAEKAARAAGLGVMLCNSAQSATEEADYLSLFAEQRVRGVLITPADTTGRNLASFRRRGIPFVFVDRVVPSHQACSVSVDDVAGGELAVGHLIAAGHRAIAYVSGPSQLPQCRDREAGARAAVAAAGLPADALTVLEVERLDVAAGRDAGARLLGLAGRPTAVFCANDLIALGVLQAMYAAGVSVPGELAIVGYDDIEFAAAAAVPLTSVRQPAVQMGRRAAELLMEETAEDAGPHTHRRVVFPPELVVRDSSLRPPAEAGR; this comes from the coding sequence ATGATCAGCATCAAGGACGTCGCCGAGCAGGCGGGGGTGTCGGTCGGCACCGTGTCCAACGTGATCAACCGGCCGAACCTGGTCTCGGCGGACACCCGGGGCCGGGTGCAGGCCGTGATCGACCGGCTGGGCTACGTCCGCAGCGAGTCGGCGCGGCAGCTGCGCATGGGCCGCAGCCGGATCCTGGCCCTGCTCGTCCTGGACATGGCCAACCCGTTCTTCGTCGACATGGCCCGCGGCGCCGAGAAGGCCGCCCGCGCCGCCGGCCTCGGCGTGATGCTCTGCAACAGCGCGCAGAGCGCCACCGAGGAGGCCGACTACCTCTCGCTCTTCGCCGAGCAGCGGGTGCGCGGCGTGCTGATCACGCCCGCGGACACCACCGGCCGGAACCTCGCCTCCTTCCGCCGCCGCGGCATCCCGTTCGTCTTCGTCGACCGGGTGGTGCCCTCCCACCAGGCATGCTCGGTCTCGGTCGACGACGTCGCCGGCGGCGAGCTGGCGGTCGGTCACCTGATCGCCGCCGGCCACCGCGCGATCGCCTACGTCAGCGGCCCCAGCCAGCTGCCCCAGTGCCGCGACCGGGAGGCCGGCGCCCGCGCCGCGGTCGCCGCCGCCGGGCTGCCGGCGGACGCCCTGACCGTGCTGGAGGTGGAGCGCCTCGACGTCGCCGCCGGGCGCGACGCCGGCGCCCGACTGCTCGGCCTGGCCGGCCGGCCCACCGCCGTCTTCTGCGCCAACGACCTGATCGCCCTCGGCGTCCTGCAGGCCATGTACGCGGCCGGGGTCTCCGTCCCCGGGGAACTGGCCATCGTCGGCTACGACGACATCGAGTTCGCCGCGGCGGCCGCCGTGCCGCTCACCTCGGTGCGCCAGCCGGCGGTCCAGATGGGCCGGCGCGCCGCCGAACTGCTCATGGAGGAGACCGCCGAGGACGCCGGCCCGCACACCCACCGCCGCGTGGTCTTCCCGCCCGAGCTGGTCGTGCGGGACTCCTCGCTCCGGCCGCCGGCCGAGGCCGGCCGCTGA
- a CDS encoding beta-galactosidase, with the protein MERIPLSTEVDGSQHSLSWPIGGRGLSFGGDYNPEQWPERVWDEDVALMREAGVDLVSVGIFSWALLQPGPDEFRFDWLDRVLDKLYAGGVRVSLATATASPPPWLTRAHPEMLPERADGTRLWPGGRQAFCPSSPVYREHALALTRAIAERYREHPGLAVWHVGNELGCHNAHCYCDVSAEAFRRWLRRRYGTVEELNRAWGTRFWSQAYGDFAEVLPPRQNPAIGNPTQALDFRRFSSDELLENYRLEKAVLREVTPHVPVTTNLMVADNVRDMDYWSWAGEMDVIANDHYLEAANPRAHQELAFSADLTRSLAGGRPWMLMEHSTSAVNWQPRNRAKDPGELRRNSLSHVARGADAVMFFQWRASLAGAEKYHSAMLPHAGTDTKVWRETVRLGGDLDRLAEVRGSTVRAEVAMVFDWQAWWAVELDSHPSVDVRYLDRLHDLYRSLWERGVTVDFVHPGADLDGYRLVLVPTLYTVANADAARLAEFVAAGGTALVTYFSGIVDENDHVRPGGYPGAYRELLGVRTEEFHPLLEGERVRLDDGTEADVWTEALHLAGAEAVTRYLDGPLPGTPAVTRHRHGDGTAWYVATRLAEEATDALVGRLLEEAGVTPAAPTRPGVEVVRRTGADAEYLFVLNHTDTPAEVPAEGAELLTGTPVTGTLTVPAGEAAVVRMIR; encoded by the coding sequence ATGGAAAGGATACCGTTGAGCACCGAGGTGGATGGAAGTCAGCACTCGCTTTCCTGGCCGATCGGGGGCCGCGGATTGTCGTTCGGCGGTGACTACAACCCCGAGCAGTGGCCCGAGCGGGTGTGGGACGAGGACGTGGCGCTGATGCGCGAGGCCGGGGTGGACCTGGTGAGCGTCGGCATCTTCTCCTGGGCGCTGCTCCAGCCGGGACCGGACGAGTTCCGCTTCGACTGGCTGGACCGGGTGCTGGACAAGCTGTACGCCGGCGGGGTGCGGGTGAGCCTGGCGACGGCGACCGCCTCCCCTCCGCCCTGGCTGACCCGGGCGCACCCGGAGATGCTGCCGGAGCGGGCCGACGGCACCCGGCTGTGGCCGGGCGGCCGTCAGGCGTTCTGCCCCTCCTCGCCGGTCTACCGGGAGCACGCGCTGGCGCTGACCAGGGCGATCGCCGAGCGGTACCGGGAGCACCCGGGTCTCGCGGTCTGGCACGTGGGCAACGAGCTGGGCTGCCACAACGCGCACTGCTACTGCGACGTCAGCGCCGAGGCGTTCCGCCGGTGGCTGCGGCGGCGCTACGGCACCGTGGAGGAGCTGAACCGGGCCTGGGGCACCCGCTTCTGGTCGCAGGCGTACGGGGACTTCGCCGAGGTGCTGCCGCCGCGGCAGAACCCGGCGATCGGCAACCCCACGCAGGCCCTGGACTTCCGCCGGTTCTCCAGCGACGAGCTGCTGGAGAACTACCGGCTGGAGAAGGCGGTGCTGCGGGAGGTGACCCCGCACGTGCCGGTCACCACCAACCTGATGGTCGCCGACAACGTGCGGGACATGGACTACTGGTCCTGGGCCGGCGAGATGGACGTGATCGCCAACGACCACTACCTGGAGGCGGCCAACCCGCGGGCGCACCAGGAGCTGGCGTTCAGCGCCGACCTGACCAGGTCGCTGGCCGGCGGCCGGCCGTGGATGCTGATGGAGCACTCCACCAGCGCGGTGAACTGGCAGCCCCGCAACCGCGCCAAGGACCCCGGTGAGCTGCGGCGCAACAGCCTGTCGCACGTGGCGCGGGGCGCCGACGCGGTGATGTTCTTCCAGTGGCGGGCCTCCCTGGCCGGCGCCGAGAAGTACCACTCGGCGATGCTGCCGCACGCCGGCACCGACACCAAGGTGTGGCGGGAGACCGTCCGGCTCGGCGGCGACCTGGACCGCCTGGCCGAGGTGCGCGGCAGCACCGTGCGCGCCGAGGTCGCCATGGTGTTCGACTGGCAGGCCTGGTGGGCGGTGGAGCTGGACTCCCACCCCTCGGTGGACGTGCGCTACCTGGACCGCCTGCACGACCTGTACCGCTCCCTGTGGGAGCGCGGGGTGACGGTGGACTTCGTCCACCCGGGCGCCGACCTGGACGGGTACCGGCTGGTGCTGGTGCCGACGCTGTACACGGTCGCCAACGCGGACGCGGCGCGCCTGGCGGAGTTCGTCGCGGCCGGCGGCACGGCGCTGGTCACCTACTTCAGCGGCATCGTGGACGAGAACGACCACGTGCGGCCCGGCGGCTACCCGGGCGCCTACCGGGAGCTGCTGGGGGTGCGCACCGAGGAGTTCCACCCGCTGCTGGAGGGCGAGCGGGTGCGGCTGGACGACGGCACCGAGGCGGACGTGTGGACGGAGGCGCTGCACCTGGCCGGCGCCGAGGCGGTGACCCGCTACCTGGACGGCCCGCTGCCCGGCACGCCGGCGGTCACCCGCCACCGGCACGGCGACGGAACCGCCTGGTACGTGGCCACCCGCCTGGCCGAGGAGGCCACCGACGCGCTGGTCGGACGCCTCCTGGAGGAGGCCGGCGTCACCCCCGCCGCTCCGACCCGCCCCGGCGTCGAGGTGGTCCGGCGCACCGGCGCCGACGCGGAGTACCTTTTCGTCCTGAACCACACCGACACCCCCGCCGAGGTCCCGGCCGAGGGCGCCGAGCTGCTCACCGGCACGCCGGTGACCGGCACCCTGACCGTTCCGGCGGGCGAGGCGGCGGTGGTGCGAATGATCCGATAA
- a CDS encoding Uma2 family endonuclease: protein MTVPDNRLLEIFESFDFPEGVRVEYIGGEIIMQASALALHDRIGMLIAQQVPVARFDCLIAHGVRFDHRDDRPEPDVIVFDNDLDLRGVREIHAGMLRLAVEICSESNFRRDVEVKPALYAEGGIANYLIVNPREGTWTLLSKPKNGEYVERETREFGIPIQLPEPLGFTIDTSRFQRYPS from the coding sequence ATGACCGTGCCCGACAACCGGCTGCTGGAGATCTTCGAGTCCTTCGACTTTCCGGAAGGAGTGCGGGTGGAGTACATCGGCGGCGAGATCATCATGCAGGCCAGCGCCCTGGCGCTGCACGACCGCATCGGGATGCTGATCGCCCAACAGGTCCCGGTGGCGCGCTTCGACTGCCTGATCGCGCACGGCGTCCGCTTCGACCACCGCGACGACCGGCCGGAGCCGGACGTGATCGTCTTCGACAACGACCTCGACCTCCGGGGCGTGCGGGAGATTCACGCCGGAATGCTGCGTCTGGCCGTGGAGATCTGCTCCGAGAGCAACTTCCGGCGGGATGTGGAGGTGAAGCCCGCCCTGTACGCCGAGGGCGGAATTGCGAACTACCTGATCGTGAATCCCCGCGAGGGCACCTGGACGCTGCTGTCCAAGCCGAAGAACGGTGAATACGTGGAGCGGGAGACCCGGGAGTTCGGAATTCCGATCCAGCTTCCGGAGCCCCTCGGATTCACGATCGACACCAGCCGGTTCCAGCGTTATCCGTCCTGA
- a CDS encoding carbohydrate ABC transporter permease — protein MTATIEQAAPGGAWNPTRRRRTTGSVIWHVAALAALAVVLYPVFWLVSASFKPSDDIIGNLQLLPTSPTFDNYSSAVEGIAGVPVLTFFRNSLIIAVGSVVGTVMSASLAAYAFARIRFRGRGVLFAMMIGTLLLPFHVLMIPQYIIFQRLELINTFVPLLLGKFLATEAFFVFLLVQFMRGLPRELDEAARIDGCGHVRIFWSIMLPLMRPALITASIFSFIWSWNDFLGPLLYLNDPNTFPLSRGLQLFIDQQSNSDYGAMIAMSMLALLPVMLFFLAFQRYLVDGVATEGLKG, from the coding sequence GTGACCGCAACGATCGAACAGGCCGCCCCGGGCGGCGCTTGGAACCCGACGCGGCGCCGCCGCACCACCGGGTCCGTCATATGGCACGTCGCCGCCCTGGCCGCTCTCGCCGTGGTGCTCTACCCGGTGTTCTGGCTGGTGAGCGCGTCGTTCAAGCCCTCGGACGACATCATCGGCAACCTCCAGCTGCTGCCGACCTCGCCCACGTTCGACAACTACTCCAGCGCGGTCGAGGGCATCGCCGGCGTCCCGGTGCTGACCTTCTTCCGCAACTCGCTGATCATCGCGGTGGGCTCGGTCGTCGGCACGGTGATGTCCGCCTCGCTGGCCGCCTACGCCTTCGCCCGCATCCGCTTCCGCGGCCGCGGGGTCCTCTTCGCGATGATGATCGGCACCCTGCTGCTGCCGTTCCACGTGCTGATGATCCCTCAGTACATCATCTTCCAGCGGCTGGAGCTCATCAACACGTTCGTGCCGCTGCTGCTCGGCAAGTTCCTGGCCACCGAGGCGTTCTTCGTCTTCCTGCTGGTCCAGTTCATGCGCGGCCTGCCCCGCGAGCTGGACGAGGCGGCCCGCATCGACGGCTGCGGCCACGTGCGGATCTTCTGGTCGATCATGCTGCCGCTGATGCGGCCCGCGCTGATCACCGCGTCGATCTTCTCCTTCATCTGGAGCTGGAACGACTTCCTCGGGCCGCTGCTGTACCTGAACGACCCGAACACCTTCCCGCTGTCGCGGGGCCTGCAACTCTTCATCGACCAGCAGAGCAACTCCGACTACGGCGCCATGATCGCGATGTCGATGCTCGCGCTGCTGCCGGTGATGCTGTTCTTCCTCGCCTTCCAGCGGTACCTGGTCGACGGGGTGGCCACCGAGGGACTGAAGGGCTGA
- a CDS encoding carbohydrate ABC transporter permease, whose product MTTGRSHLVAQTQLSTEAPPDGRRPTGAKEAKPASGARRGSRSGSTSRDTLAGYLFLSPWCIGMLLLTLGPMLASLYLSFTDYDLFTTPEWVGLENYTTMFSDERWLQSVRVTLGYVLIATPLKLIAALAVAMLLVRPRRGQGFYRSAFYAPSLIGASVSIGIVWRALFSDDGAVDSTLSLVGLGNDGWVGDPQLSLWVLVALSMWQFGAPMVIFLAGLKQIPRDLYEAASVDGAGWWRQFRSITVPMLSPIVFFNLLLETIHAFQVFTSAFVVSNGTGGPAGSTMFYTLYLYERGFEDFRMGYASAMAWMLLLGVGLVTLVLFRTSNAWVHYSGDESR is encoded by the coding sequence ATGACGACCGGGAGGAGCCACCTCGTGGCACAGACCCAGCTCTCAACGGAGGCGCCCCCCGACGGGCGGCGCCCGACCGGGGCCAAGGAGGCCAAGCCCGCGTCAGGCGCGCGGCGCGGCTCCCGCTCCGGCTCCACCAGCCGCGACACGCTCGCCGGCTACCTGTTCCTGTCGCCCTGGTGCATCGGCATGCTGCTGCTCACGCTCGGCCCGATGCTGGCGTCGCTGTACCTCTCCTTCACCGACTACGACCTGTTCACCACGCCGGAGTGGGTGGGTCTGGAGAACTACACCACCATGTTCTCCGACGAGCGGTGGCTCCAGTCGGTGCGGGTGACCCTCGGCTACGTCCTGATCGCCACCCCGCTGAAGCTGATCGCGGCCCTCGCGGTCGCCATGCTGCTGGTGCGCCCGCGCCGGGGCCAGGGCTTCTACCGCTCCGCCTTCTACGCCCCCTCGCTGATCGGTGCCAGCGTCTCCATCGGCATCGTGTGGCGGGCCCTGTTCTCCGACGACGGCGCGGTCGACAGCACCCTGTCGCTGGTGGGCCTCGGCAACGACGGCTGGGTCGGCGACCCGCAGCTCTCCCTGTGGGTCCTGGTGGCGCTGTCCATGTGGCAGTTCGGCGCCCCCATGGTCATCTTCCTCGCCGGCCTCAAGCAGATCCCGCGCGACCTGTACGAGGCCGCCTCGGTGGACGGCGCGGGCTGGTGGCGGCAGTTCCGCTCCATCACCGTCCCCATGCTCTCGCCGATCGTCTTCTTCAACCTGCTGCTGGAGACGATCCACGCCTTCCAGGTGTTCACCTCGGCCTTCGTGGTCAGCAACGGCACCGGCGGCCCCGCCGGCTCCACGATGTTCTACACGCTGTACCTGTACGAGCGCGGCTTCGAGGACTTCCGCATGGGCTACGCCTCCGCGATGGCCTGGATGCTGCTGCTCGGCGTCGGCCTGGTGACCCTGGTGCTGTTCCGCACCTCCAACGCCTGGGTGCACTACTCGGGAGATGAGTCTCGGTGA
- a CDS encoding ABC transporter substrate-binding protein has protein sequence MRPRILSSTPAARRRIRSAGAGLAAIVVLGATAACGGGSGSDDGRVTLRYSWWGNADRAELMQQAIDLFEQQNPNIDVQPTFSEYEAYWQKLATESAGGGAPDVMQMDVSYLREYSDKNVLLDLASGEAAANLNTDDFRGGLATAGEIDGQLFGVPVGGNTFTLVYNPAAFEEAGAPAPEAGWSWEQFWQTYETFGPDAEVKAGADYTGIIWVLELQLRQQGASLFTEEGELGFTREQFKEYLEQGERLRQDGLAVDPQKIVEVKPISPLGSGLDASEFTWDNFLVRFAGETDAELELAPVPTFDPANTGQYLKPSLMLSASARTEHPAEAAKLIDFLINDVEAGKILGANRGLPATNAQFEAVELEGVDAAVAAYEESVADALQPAPPVPPAGAGSIEALLLRVTEDLSFGEISVDEAVDQFFSEAEDILAR, from the coding sequence ATGCGTCCTCGCATCCTCTCCTCCACCCCGGCCGCCAGACGCCGGATCCGGTCCGCCGGCGCCGGCCTCGCGGCGATCGTGGTGCTGGGTGCCACGGCCGCCTGTGGTGGGGGCAGCGGCAGTGACGACGGCCGGGTCACCCTGCGTTACTCCTGGTGGGGCAACGCCGACCGTGCGGAGCTGATGCAGCAGGCCATCGACCTGTTCGAGCAGCAGAACCCGAACATCGACGTCCAGCCGACGTTCTCCGAGTACGAGGCGTACTGGCAGAAGCTGGCCACCGAGTCCGCCGGCGGCGGCGCCCCCGACGTCATGCAGATGGACGTCTCCTACCTGCGCGAGTACAGCGACAAGAACGTGCTGCTCGACCTGGCCTCCGGCGAGGCCGCCGCCAACCTCAACACCGACGACTTCCGCGGCGGCCTGGCCACCGCCGGTGAGATCGACGGCCAGCTCTTCGGCGTGCCGGTCGGCGGCAACACCTTCACCCTGGTCTACAACCCGGCGGCCTTCGAGGAGGCCGGCGCGCCGGCCCCGGAGGCCGGGTGGAGCTGGGAGCAGTTCTGGCAGACCTACGAGACGTTCGGCCCCGACGCCGAGGTCAAGGCGGGCGCCGACTACACCGGCATCATCTGGGTCCTGGAGCTGCAGCTGCGCCAGCAGGGCGCCAGCCTGTTCACCGAGGAGGGCGAGCTGGGCTTCACCCGGGAGCAGTTCAAGGAGTACCTGGAGCAGGGCGAGCGGCTGCGCCAGGACGGCCTCGCCGTCGACCCGCAGAAGATCGTCGAGGTCAAGCCGATCTCCCCGCTCGGCTCCGGCCTGGACGCCTCCGAGTTCACCTGGGACAACTTCCTGGTCCGCTTCGCGGGTGAGACCGACGCCGAGCTGGAGCTCGCGCCGGTGCCCACCTTCGACCCGGCCAACACCGGCCAGTACCTCAAGCCGTCGCTGATGCTCTCGGCCTCCGCCCGGACCGAGCACCCCGCCGAGGCGGCCAAGCTGATCGACTTCCTGATCAACGACGTCGAGGCCGGGAAGATCCTCGGGGCCAACCGCGGCCTGCCGGCCACCAACGCCCAGTTCGAGGCCGTGGAGCTGGAGGGCGTGGACGCCGCCGTCGCCGCCTACGAGGAGTCGGTCGCCGACGCCCTGCAGCCCGCGCCGCCCGTGCCCCCGGCCGGTGCCGGCTCCATCGAGGCGCTGCTGCTGCGCGTCACCGAGGACCTCTCCTTCGGCGAGATCTCCGTGGACGAGGCGGTCGACCAGTTCTTCAGCGAGGCCGAGGACATCCTGGCCCGCTGA
- a CDS encoding acetylxylan esterase: MFVDMPLAQLREYRPERSEPAGFDAFWERTLKEARGHALAPAFTELGDTHLASVRVHDASFAGFGGHRIGGWLLVPAGAAEPLPCVVQYIGYGGGRGLPHDWLLWPAAGYATFVMDTRGQGAGGWSGGGTPDPTPGSGPETPGKLTRGALDPDEYYYRRLYTDAVRAVEAARSHPAVDGGRIVVTGGSQGGGIALAAAALADGVRAAMIDVPFMTHVRHAVEITDDEPYGELSRFFRSQPHLVDTVLDTIDHVDGLNMAARATVPALFSVALRDPITPASTVFAAYNHYAGPKDIRVWPYNGHEGGGAHQKTEQLRWLAELPLS; this comes from the coding sequence GTGTTCGTGGACATGCCGCTGGCCCAGCTGCGCGAGTACCGCCCGGAGCGCTCCGAGCCCGCGGGCTTCGACGCCTTCTGGGAGCGGACGCTGAAGGAGGCGCGCGGCCACGCGCTGGCTCCCGCGTTCACCGAACTCGGTGACACCCACCTGGCCTCGGTACGGGTCCACGACGCCTCCTTCGCCGGCTTCGGCGGCCACCGGATCGGCGGCTGGCTGCTGGTGCCGGCCGGGGCCGCCGAGCCGCTGCCGTGCGTGGTGCAGTACATCGGGTACGGCGGCGGGCGGGGCCTGCCGCACGACTGGCTGCTGTGGCCGGCGGCCGGCTACGCGACGTTCGTCATGGACACCCGCGGGCAGGGCGCCGGCGGCTGGTCGGGCGGTGGCACCCCCGACCCGACGCCCGGCAGCGGCCCGGAGACGCCCGGCAAGCTGACCCGCGGCGCCCTGGACCCGGACGAGTACTACTACCGCCGGCTCTACACCGACGCCGTCCGCGCCGTGGAGGCGGCCCGCTCGCACCCGGCGGTCGACGGCGGGAGGATCGTGGTGACCGGCGGGAGCCAGGGCGGCGGGATCGCGCTGGCCGCCGCGGCGCTGGCGGACGGCGTGCGCGCGGCGATGATCGACGTGCCGTTCATGACGCACGTGCGGCACGCGGTGGAGATCACCGACGACGAGCCCTACGGCGAGCTGAGCCGCTTCTTCCGCTCACAGCCGCACCTGGTGGACACCGTGCTGGACACCATCGACCACGTCGACGGCCTGAACATGGCGGCCCGGGCCACCGTCCCGGCGCTGTTCTCGGTGGCGCTGCGCGACCCGATCACCCCGGCCTCCACCGTCTTCGCGGCCTACAACCACTACGCCGGCCCCAAGGACATCCGGGTGTGGCCGTACAACGGTCACGAGGGCGGCGGTGCCCACCAGAAGACCGAGCAGCTGCGCTGGCTCGCGGAGCTGCCGCTCTCCTGA